DNA from Kitasatospora acidiphila:
GGACCTTGAGTTCGAACCAGACGCCCTTGCCGCGCGGCAGCAGGTCGGCGCCCCAGCGGTCGGCCAGGGCGTCCACCACGGTGAGGCCGCGGCCGTACTCGGTCAGGCTGGGCTCGGCGACGATCAGGCAGGGCAGCGCCCGCGAGGAGTCGCGGACCTCCACCTTCAGCCAGCCGGGCCGACGCTGGAGTTTCAGGCCGATGGTCCGCCCGCCGGTGTGCCGCACGGCATTGGCCACCAGCTCGGCGGTGAGTAACTCGCCGATCTCCAGCAGCTGGTGCAGGCCCCAGGACTGCAGCACCGAGAGCACCAGCCGCCGGGCCAGCGGCGCCGACTCGCCCCGGGCCGGCAGCCGCACCTCCTCGGCGCCCGCCGGGTCGCGCAGCCGGGGCAGCACGGCCCGCTCCAACTCCCATGCGGAGAGCCGCTCCAGGGCGGCCAGCGAGGACCGCTCGGGTACCGGTGGGGCGTCAGCCGTCAGACTGAGCCCGAGATGTGATGACTGATCGACTTCGCCCCATCCCGCCATGCCCACCATCATCGCGGTTCGCACCCGCCCGCGTACGGACAATGACCAAAGGATCACTATTCAGTTGGCATATGACTGGAACAAGCCGGGCGGCCTACCAAGCGCTCCAGTCCATGTTCCAGCCGCTCAGGCCGTTGTCCGGGGCAACCTGGGCGCCCTTGGAGTTGACGACCTTCACGACATCTCCAACCAGCGAGGAGTCGTAGAACTTCGCGGCGGGGGTGTTCGGGCCGCCCTGGTTGCCGGGGTCGTCCTCCAGGCCGATGCAGCCGTGGCTGACGTTCTCCGAGCCGAAGGTGTCGTGCGAGGACCAGTTGTTGCCGTGCACGTAGGTGCCGGAGTCGGTCAGCCGCGCCGAGTGCGGCACCTGCAGGTCGTACTCGCCGGGCTTGAGGCCGGGCACCGAGGCGGAGGTCATGTGGGCGGTGCCCTCCTTGGCCTCGATCACCATGGTGCCGTTGTAGGTGGGGTGCTCGTCGGAGCCGGAACTGATCGGGATGCTCTGGTCGGGCTGGCCGTCGGTCTGCACGGTCATGGTGTGCTTGGCGGCGTCCACCGTGGAGACCTGGGAGCGGCCGATGGTGAACGACTCGTCGCGGTCGGAGTTGCCGTAGACGCCCGGCGAGACCTCGACGTTCTTCAGCCGGAAGTGGACCTTGACGGTGGTGCCGGGCTTCCAGAAGGTCTGCGGGCGCAGGTCCAGGCGCTGGTTGCCCATCCAGTGGCCCTTCACCTGCTGGCCGTCGGAGGCCTCGAAGGTGATCCCGGCCTCGGCCGCCTTCTGGTTCTTGATCGGCATGCCGAAGTCGACCGAGACGATCATGCCGACGCCGTAGGTGGACCCGGTGACCACGTTGTCCTGGCTGCGCGAGATCTTCGACGGGGTGAGCGTGGTGAACGAGCTGGACGCCGTGGTGGCGACGCCCTTGTCGTCGGTGGCCGAGGCCTTCACCTGGTAGGTGTCGGAGACCGAGAGCGCGGTGGCCGGCACCCAGTCGGTGCCGTCCGCGGAGATGCTGCCCTGGACCGCGGCGCCGCTCTTGTCGGTCACCGTCACCTGGGTCAGCTTGCCATTGGCAACCCCGACCTTGAGGGCGGTCGGCGCGGCGTCCTGGGTGCCGTCCTTGGGCTCGAGGTCCAGCACCGCGCTGGACGCGGTCGGCGACGGCGAGCTCGCCGCACCGCCCTTGCCGCCGCCCGGCGGAACGGGTGCCGGGGTGCCGCCGCCCTTGGGGCTGCTACTGCCGCAAGCAGTGGCCAGCAGCAGCGTGCCGCCGACCGCCAGTGCCGCGCCCACGCGTATCGAACGCATTCCACTACTCCCCATCACTCGATCCCCGGCTTCTACACGCAGCCCCGCTGCCGCCCGGTTCCCGCGCGAACCCTGGCCTCGGCTGTGACACCAGACAGAATGCCCCGCGGCCCGTACATGTGAACGAGGTGGCACGGGCCGCGGGTTGCGCCATGCGCCGGACTACCAGCTGCTCCACGGCATCGTCCAGCCGCTCAGGCCGTTGCTGCCGCTCACCGTCCTGCCCTTGGAGTTCTTGATGATCACCACGTCGCCGATCAGCGACGAGTTGTAGAACTTGCCGGCCACCGAGTTGTCGTCGCCGCCCTTGCCGTCCTGCAGGCCGACGCAGCCGTGGCTGGCGTTGGAGACGCCGAAGGCGTTGCCCCAGTAGTTGCCGTGCACATAGGTGCCGGAGTCGGTCAGCCGCATCGCGTGCGGCACGTCCGGCACGTCGTACTCGGCGCCGACCACGTTGGAGACGGTGGCCGAGTTCATCCTGGTGACCCGGTCCTTCTCCTCGATCGTCATGGTGCCGTTCCAGGACGGGTTCTGGTCGTTGCCCGCGGTGATCGGGATGGTCTGCACCACCTGGCCGTCCCGGCTGACGGTCATCTTGTCACTGGAGGCGTCGACGGTGGAGATCTGCGAGCGGCCGACCGTGAACGCCTCGTCGCTGTTCTTGGGGCCGTAGACGCCCGTGGCCACCTCGGTGCCGGCCAGCCGGAAGTGGATCTTCACATTGGTGCCGGACTTCCAGTACTGCTCGGGCCGGAAGTCCAGCCGGCGGGAACTGAACCAGTGGCCCTTCACCTGGGTGCCGTCCGAGGCCTCGAAGGTGATGCCCTTGAGGACGTCGTCCTTGTGGCTGACGGCCTTGCTGAAGTTCACCGAGACGATCATCCCGACGCCGTACGTGGTGCCGGTGGTGACGTTGTCGTTCACCGCGACGGTCTTGGCGGGGGTGAGCGTGGTGAAGCTGCTGTCCAGCGCGGACTGCAGGCCGGCCGCGTCCACCGCCTGGGCGTTCACCTTGTAGAGCATGCCGACCGCCAGCGGACCGGACGGCGTCCAGGAGGAGCCGTCCGCCGCGATCGCGCCCGCCACCTTGTTGCCGCCCTTGTCGGCCACCGTGACCTGGGTCAGCTTGCCGTCGGCCACCGAGACCTTGACCGCGCCGCTGGGCGCCACGTCGTCGGTGCCGTCCTTGGGGCTGACGCTCAGCACCGCCGCCGAGAGCTTCGGGGACGCCGACGCCGCCGGCCCGCCGGAGCCGTCCGCCTTGGAGGTGTCGTCCGGGCCGCAGGCGGTGGCCAGCACCAGCACCCCGCCCGCCAGCAGCGCGGCGGCCGTTCGCCGGTACCCGGCCCTGACCTGGCTGCTTCCTCTCGCGGCGGCTGCCGCCTGCACCGGGTCCACTAGGTGGCCCCTCCCGTTCACGTCCGTGGGTTCGCGCCTCAGCGTCCGGGCGCGCGCGAGCGCCAGGATAACTGCGCTGCATGAGTGAATCCCCGGCAGGAGGGCGGCGGCCCGCGGGCCGAAGATCACCGATCGGAAAGCGGCCAGTCCGCTGCGTGTCAGCCGGATTCCCGCTGGTACACGAGGGAACGATTCCACTCGGCGGACATCTGCCGGTAACAGAACCCTCGGCTCGGAAGGGCACGGCTCATGACGGCACCTCAGGAGGCGTCGCGCCCGGCGCCGGCGCACCTGCCCCCCGCCGCCCCGTGGCCGGGCAGCTGGCAACCGCTCGGCGCCTGCTACCGGCCCGGCACCGACGGCAGGGGCGGCACCAACTTCGCGCTCTGGGCGCCCGGCGCCGAAGCGGTCGAGCTCTGCGTGTTCGACGAGGACGGCGCCGAGACCCGGCACCCGCTGCCCGAGCAGACCTTCCAGACCTGGCACGGCTACCTGCCCGGGGTGGGCCCCGGCACCCGCTACGGCTACCGGGTGCACGGCCGCTGGGACCCGTGGACCGGCGCCCGCTGGAACCCGGCCAAGCTGCTGCTCGATCCGTACGCCAGAGCCGTCGACGGGGTCTTCACCGGCCACGCCGCCTGCTGCGGCTCGGTGCGCGACTGGCCCGAACCGCAGGCCGCGGACACGGTGCGCGACAATCGCGACTCGGCGCCGTACACCGCCCGCTCGGTGGTGGTGCACGACGATGACGACTGGGCGGACGACCACCGCCCCAAGACCCCGTGGGCCGAGACCGTCATCTACGAGCTGCACGTGGCCGGCTTCACCCGCCGCCACCCCGGGGTGCCGCCCGAACTGCGCGGCAGCTACGCCGGGTTGGGCCACCCGGCGGCGATCGAGCACCTGGTCTCGCTGGGCGTCACCGCGGTCGAGCTGCTGCCGGTGCACCAGTTCGCCGACGAGGACTTCCTGCGCGGGCGCGGGCTGGCCAACTACTGGGGCTACAACTCGATCGCCTGGTTCGCCCCGCACGGCGGCTACTCCGCCTCCGGCACCCGCGGCCAGCAGGTCGGCGAGTTCAAGCGGATGGTGCGGGCCCTGCACGCGGCCGGCATCGAGGTGATCCTCGACGTGGTCTACAACCACACCGCCGAGGGCGGCGAGCAGGGCCCGACGCTGTCGCTGCGCGGCATCGACAACGCCGGCTACTACCGGCTGGGCCGCGGCCGCCGCGGCTACACCGACTACACCGGCTGCGGCAACACCCTGGACACCCGGCAGCCGCAGGCCGTGCGCCTGATCACCGACTCGCTGCGCTACTGGGCCGCCGAGATGGGCGTGGACGGCTTCCGGTTCGACCTGGCCGCCGCCCTGACCCGCGGCAGCGACGGGGTCGACATGCACCACCCGCTGCTCGCCGCGATCTCCCAGGACCCGCTGCTCAGCCGGGTCAAGCTGATCGCCGAGCCGTGGGACCTCGGCCCGGGCGGCTACCAGGTCGGCAACTTCCCACCGCTGTGGGCCGAATGGAACGACAAGTACCGCGACGGCGTGCGGGACTTCTGGCGCGGCGCCCGGGCCGACGTCGCCGAGCTCGGCTACCGGCTCTCCGGCTCCTCCGACCTCTACCAGCTCGGCGGCCGGCGCCCCTACGCCTCGGTCAACTACGTCACCGCGCACGACGGTTTCACGCTGCGCGACCTGGTCTCCTACAACGCCAAGCACAACCAGGCCAACGGCGAGGACAACCGGGACGGCACCGACGACAACCGCTCCTGGAACTGCGGCGCCGAGGGCGAGACCGACGACCCCGCGGTCATCGAGCTGCGGGACCGCCAGATCCGCAACCTGCTGGCCACCCTGCTGCTCTCCACCGGGGTGCCGATGCTCACCGCGGGCGACGAGATGGGCCGCACCCAGGGCGGCAACAACAACGCCTACTGCCAGGACAACGAGGTCAGTTGGGTGGACTGGAGCCTGCTGGACGAGCCGCGCTGGCAGTCGCTGCGGGAGCTGACCGCCCGGCTGATCCGGCTGCGCCGCCGGCACCCGGTGCTGCGCCAGCGGGCCTTCTTCTCCGGCCTGGCCCCGCTGCCCGGCCAACTGCCCGACCTGACCTGGTACACCGCCCGCGGCAACGAGATGACGCCGGCCGACTGGCCCGCCCCGACCGCCGTGCTCGGGATGCTGCTGAACGGCGGCGCGATGTCCGAACGCGACCGGCACGGCTGCCCGTTGACCGATGACAGCTTCCTGCTGCTGCTCAACGGCAGTGCCCGCCCGGTGGAGTTCACGCTGCCGCCGCGCGGGCCGTTCGAACTGCTCCTCGACACCGCCGCACCCACCGCCGGAGCCACCGGCGGAACCGTCGGCGGACCGCTGGCGCCGCGCTCACTCCGACTGCTCCGTCTGCTCCGGTTGCCGCAGTCCTGACCGGAAAACCTGATGAGAACAGGTACGGGTGCGGCCTACCCTCCGAAGGATGGCAGAGAACCCCGCTCCCTTGCCGCAGCCGCCCACCCCCGAACCCACCAGGTCCACGGTGCGCTCGCTGCTGAGACTCCGCGCCTACGCGTACCCGATCCGCTGGTACCTGGCCGGAGCCGTACTGGCCGCCCTGCTGGCCTCCGGTGCGGTGCTGGTCACCCCGCTGGTGCTCGGCCGGATCGTGGACGGCCCGATCGCCCACCGCGACACCGGCGCGCTCTGGCCGCTGGTCGGGCTACTGCTGGTGCTGGGGCTGGCCGAGGCCGGCCTGTTCGGACTGCGCCGGATCCTGGTCGCCCGCCCGCTGGCCCGGGTCGAGGCGGCGATGCGCGGTGACCTGTACGCCAAGCTGCAGCGGCTGCCGGTGGCGTTCCACGACCGCTGGGCCTCCGGGCAGCTGCTCTCCCGGGCCACCTCGGACATGTACACCCTGCGGCTCTTCCTGGCCTTCGGGTTCATCTTCCTGATCGTCAACTCGCTGACGTTCCTGGTCGGTTCGGTGGTCATGCTGGTCCTGGACTGGCGGCTCGGACTGATCGCGCTGGCACCCTCGGTGCCGCTGATGCTGTTCTGCACCCGGTTCGAGTCCAAGTACTCGCTGGCCGCCCGCACCGCCCAGGACCAGAACGGCGACCTGGCCACCGTGCTGGAGGAGTCGGTGCTGGGCATCCGGATCCTCAAGTCGTTCGGCCGGCACCGCACCATGGCCCGGCAGTTCGCCGAGCGCGCCGAGCGGCTGCGCGGCACCGAGCTGCACAAGACCCGGCTGCTGGCCGACCTGTGGGCGGTGATCGTGCTGCTGCCCGAACTGGCGCTCGGCTCCGCACTGGCGGTCGGCGCGGTGCTGGTCGCGCACGACCAGCTGAGCACCGGCGCCCTGGTCGCCTTCCTCTCCACCGCGCTGGCGCTGCGCTGGCCGGTGGAGTCGATGGGCTGGCTGCTGGCCTACAGCAACGAGGCCGGCACCGCCACCGACCGGCTCTTCGAGGTGCTGGACGCCCCCGAGCCCCCGTTGACGCACGGCACCGCCGGCCCCGCCACCGG
Protein-coding regions in this window:
- a CDS encoding ATP-binding protein; translation: MMVGMAGWGEVDQSSHLGLSLTADAPPVPERSSLAALERLSAWELERAVLPRLRDPAGAEEVRLPARGESAPLARRLVLSVLQSWGLHQLLEIGELLTAELVANAVRHTGGRTIGLKLQRRPGWLKVEVRDSSRALPCLIVAEPSLTEYGRGLTVVDALADRWGADLLPRGKGVWFELKVRERA
- a CDS encoding L,D-transpeptidase; this encodes MRSIRVGAALAVGGTLLLATACGSSSPKGGGTPAPVPPGGGKGGAASSPSPTASSAVLDLEPKDGTQDAAPTALKVGVANGKLTQVTVTDKSGAAVQGSISADGTDWVPATALSVSDTYQVKASATDDKGVATTASSSFTTLTPSKISRSQDNVVTGSTYGVGMIVSVDFGMPIKNQKAAEAGITFEASDGQQVKGHWMGNQRLDLRPQTFWKPGTTVKVHFRLKNVEVSPGVYGNSDRDESFTIGRSQVSTVDAAKHTMTVQTDGQPDQSIPISSGSDEHPTYNGTMVIEAKEGTAHMTSASVPGLKPGEYDLQVPHSARLTDSGTYVHGNNWSSHDTFGSENVSHGCIGLEDDPGNQGGPNTPAAKFYDSSLVGDVVKVVNSKGAQVAPDNGLSGWNMDWSAW
- a CDS encoding L,D-transpeptidase family protein, with protein sequence MDPVQAAAAARGSSQVRAGYRRTAAALLAGGVLVLATACGPDDTSKADGSGGPAASASPKLSAAVLSVSPKDGTDDVAPSGAVKVSVADGKLTQVTVADKGGNKVAGAIAADGSSWTPSGPLAVGMLYKVNAQAVDAAGLQSALDSSFTTLTPAKTVAVNDNVTTGTTYGVGMIVSVNFSKAVSHKDDVLKGITFEASDGTQVKGHWFSSRRLDFRPEQYWKSGTNVKIHFRLAGTEVATGVYGPKNSDEAFTVGRSQISTVDASSDKMTVSRDGQVVQTIPITAGNDQNPSWNGTMTIEEKDRVTRMNSATVSNVVGAEYDVPDVPHAMRLTDSGTYVHGNYWGNAFGVSNASHGCVGLQDGKGGDDNSVAGKFYNSSLIGDVVIIKNSKGRTVSGSNGLSGWTMPWSSW
- the glgX gene encoding glycogen debranching protein GlgX, with protein sequence MTAPQEASRPAPAHLPPAAPWPGSWQPLGACYRPGTDGRGGTNFALWAPGAEAVELCVFDEDGAETRHPLPEQTFQTWHGYLPGVGPGTRYGYRVHGRWDPWTGARWNPAKLLLDPYARAVDGVFTGHAACCGSVRDWPEPQAADTVRDNRDSAPYTARSVVVHDDDDWADDHRPKTPWAETVIYELHVAGFTRRHPGVPPELRGSYAGLGHPAAIEHLVSLGVTAVELLPVHQFADEDFLRGRGLANYWGYNSIAWFAPHGGYSASGTRGQQVGEFKRMVRALHAAGIEVILDVVYNHTAEGGEQGPTLSLRGIDNAGYYRLGRGRRGYTDYTGCGNTLDTRQPQAVRLITDSLRYWAAEMGVDGFRFDLAAALTRGSDGVDMHHPLLAAISQDPLLSRVKLIAEPWDLGPGGYQVGNFPPLWAEWNDKYRDGVRDFWRGARADVAELGYRLSGSSDLYQLGGRRPYASVNYVTAHDGFTLRDLVSYNAKHNQANGEDNRDGTDDNRSWNCGAEGETDDPAVIELRDRQIRNLLATLLLSTGVPMLTAGDEMGRTQGGNNNAYCQDNEVSWVDWSLLDEPRWQSLRELTARLIRLRRRHPVLRQRAFFSGLAPLPGQLPDLTWYTARGNEMTPADWPAPTAVLGMLLNGGAMSERDRHGCPLTDDSFLLLLNGSARPVEFTLPPRGPFELLLDTAAPTAGATGGTVGGPLAPRSLRLLRLLRLPQS
- a CDS encoding ABC transporter ATP-binding protein; amino-acid sequence: MAENPAPLPQPPTPEPTRSTVRSLLRLRAYAYPIRWYLAGAVLAALLASGAVLVTPLVLGRIVDGPIAHRDTGALWPLVGLLLVLGLAEAGLFGLRRILVARPLARVEAAMRGDLYAKLQRLPVAFHDRWASGQLLSRATSDMYTLRLFLAFGFIFLIVNSLTFLVGSVVMLVLDWRLGLIALAPSVPLMLFCTRFESKYSLAARTAQDQNGDLATVLEESVLGIRILKSFGRHRTMARQFAERAERLRGTELHKTRLLADLWAVIVLLPELALGSALAVGAVLVAHDQLSTGALVAFLSTALALRWPVESMGWLLAYSNEAGTATDRLFEVLDAPEPPLTHGTAGPATGDGIRLRDVRFRYPDAPDGTPDLLRGIDLHIRRGETMALVGATGSGKTTLTALLPRLYEPTAGSITLDGRDTAALEPAELRSLVAVAFEDPILFSATVRENVLMGAPEATDAALEKALAVAQADFVTDLPDGVDTEVGEQGLSLSGGQRQRLALARAVVGGPPFLVLDDPLSALDVRTEALVEAALREVLADSTALVVAHRPSTVLLADRVAVLADGRILDVGTHPELLARCPEYRALMSGALEGSVA